The region tgCGGCACCACCAAAAGCATCAACTTCCTTGCCTGGGACGATGCCGTCATGGAAGCCGTCATGGACGAATACGACAAATGCATCCCAGCAGGAGCAATCATCGACGTGGGACGGGAGCGGTTAACAACAAACACCGTCCAGACAAACTCCTCGCCTACATACACCGGTTTATCCGGCCCGGTAAAGGTGAGGGTAATCCCAAagtcggggagggtggtttcCGTTGCTGATCTAACTGCCGCTTCGAGAGAAGGAAGCGCGTCCGGGCGGATGACTGAAGGAGAAACCAACGGTTGGGAGTCAACACCCCCCGAAATGGACAGCTGACTTGGGCGGTGGGACCGCTGGATGGGTTGCGTCATTGGTTGGCCGAAGCCGGGGTTGACGGGGAGGGTAAAGTCTAGGGGTGTTGTCCACGTCATGGAGAGTTTGGGGGTGCAAGGGTTTGATTCTGAGTCTGGGCggacgaggatggagatTTCGATTGTGATGACCAGGTCTCGGTCTCGGATGGGgcctttggtggtggcgaggtcaagggaggaaggggtgagCTTGTAGAGGAAGGTGAGGTGGTCGTGGGCGACGCAGCTTAGGGGGAGGCGCATCCcgggttggttgttgaggtcCTCTGCGGTGCCGTTGGTGACGTCGAGGGAGattttgttgagggaggcttCGCAGTCGAAGTAGGGGGTGAAGTCGGTTTcgacgagggcgatgagggctgggctggggggtGAGGTGTTTGGTCGGGAGAAACGGACTCggcagtggaggaggggaaagaTCTTGAGTTTGAGGTTTTGAAGGCCCGGGATGCGACGGAGGGATTCTTTGGATTGGGTTGCTGGCGCTACTCGGGATACTCTCTGGGCTGAGAGATGGGGCTTGATGCCGCCCAGCATTGGGTCGCTGGCAAAGGAATCGAGCATATTCATGCCGG is a window of Podospora pseudopauciseta strain CBS 411.78 chromosome 1, whole genome shotgun sequence DNA encoding:
- a CDS encoding hypothetical protein (COG:S; EggNog:ENOG503NUZH), with the translated sequence MAVPDAPGRDANDVFLENAHLTYIVPFTTKFNPDEALQQGEGSFESKLAGIELRDQLFFDETVDVYLILRTQCADKQTLRLHLRRLVITLDAQIVNSHSQDLNSPPASEVIFSGGVEDVEDVFIVPDEVEDGTKFVYAVWKLSVFLGRPRIRLQMPSVVFSGTAGLKQADPENNPDQRDGYMLSCVPSGMNMLDSFASDPMLGGIKPHLSAQRVSRVAPATQSKESLRRIPGLQNLKLKIFPLLHCRVRFSRPNTSPPSPALIALVETDFTPYFDCEASLNKISLDVTNGTAEDLNNQPGMRLPLSCVAHDHLTFLYKLTPSSLDLATTKGPIRDRDLVITIEISILVRPDSESNPCTPKLSMTWTTPLDFTLPVNPGFGQPMTQPIQRSHRPSQLSISGGVDSQPLVSPSVIRPDALPSLEAAVRSATETTLPDFGITLTFTGPDKPVYVGEEFVWTVFVVNRSRPTSMIAPAGMHLSYSSMTASMTASSQARKLMLLVVPHRRRNEGGALGRPTMRGNMGGKKDSGMADAVLDENVVYAMQKAGGVDNTEVVCLSADVRVGPLAANACSVVELRFLALREGVVGVEAVKVVDLGSQEHVDVRELPLVVVRRRE